From the Anabas testudineus chromosome 23, fAnaTes1.2, whole genome shotgun sequence genome, one window contains:
- the LOC113163277 gene encoding cystine/glutamate transporter-like — MFLFALLIVPLGALCFAELGTSFTKSGGQYTYLLETLGPLPAFLRLWMTFFFTRPASSSTVSLAFSSYVVEPFFAPCAAPTVLIKLISVLAVTFVVALNCWSVTMASRTQVALTFIKMSALVLIIVPGFIALAKGKAEPLQNGFEVDSLTLDRLPLAFYNGLYTYGGWFNLNYVTEEIINPNRNIPLAIILSMVTVTIFYVLVNVAYYTMMTPSELLMSDAVAVTFASRALPGLILVIPILVALSCLGTLNGGFFAIPRMLFVGAREGQWPTIFSMINIHRRTPLPAVLLQYPLVVLMLINGEIYQLITFSSSAEWFFIALTTLGMLVHRYRFPLHPRPFKVPAVIAVIFTVVCFFIVGLSLYSDPWNTGRGCILALTGVPVYYLTVQRFRLPNRLRHIFNYCSKHLQMLLKVVPQEIRTH; from the exons ATGTTCTTATTTGCTCTTTTGATTGTTCCATTAGGAGCTTTGTGTTTTGCTGAACTGGGCACCAGTTTTACAAAATCAGGGGGTCAGTACACTTATTTACTGGAGACACTGGGACCTCTGCCTGCCTTCTTACGACTCTGGATGACGTTCTTTTTCACTAG GCCGGCTTCGTCTTCCACCGTTTCCCTGGCTTTCAGCTCCTATGTGGTGGAGCCGTTTTTTGCACCTTGTGCTGCTCCCACGGTGCTCATCAAACTTATCAGCGTCCTGGCAGTGA CGTTTGTTGTGGCATTGAACTGCTGGAGTGTGACCATGGCCTCTCGCACTCAGGTGGCATTAACGTTCATTAAGATGTCTGCCCTGGTCCTCATCATCGTCCCTGGTTTCATTGCACTGGCCAAAG gaaaggCAGAGCCTTTACAGAATGGTTTTGAGGTTGACTCATTAACATTAGATCGACTGCCACTTGCCTTCTATAATGGTCTATATACGTATGGTGGATG gtTCAATCTGAATTATGTCACAGAAGAGATCATTAACCCAAACAG AAACATCCCTCTGGCAATAATCCTGTCCATGGTGACAGTGACAATCTTCTATGTCCTTGTTAATGTGGCCTACTACACCATGATGACTCCAAGTGAGCTGCTGATGTCTGATGCTGTGGCTGTG ACATTTGCCAGTCGTGCTCTCCCAGGATTGATTTTAGTGATTCCCATTCTTGTGGCTCTTTCTTGTCTTGGAACGCTTAATGGTGGTTTCTTTGCAATACCCAG GATGCTGTTCGTGGGAGCCAGGGAGGGACAGTGGCCAACGATCTTTTCCATGATTAACATCCACAGACGAACTCCTTTACCTGCTGTGCTGTTACAG TATCCcttggtggtgttaatgttaatcAATGGAGAAATCTACCAACTCAtcactttttcctcctctgctgaaTGGTTCTTCATCGCCTTGACAACCTTGGGGATGCTCGTCCATCGGTATCGCTTCCCTCTCCACCCAAGACCTTTTAAG GTGCCCGCGGTCATagcagtcatctttacagtgGTTTGCTTCTTCATCGTGGGCCTGTCTCTGTATTCAGACCCGTGGAACACAGGGCGAGGCTGCATTCTCGCACTGACTGGAGTCCCTGTCTATTATTTGACTGTTCAGCGCTTCCGTCTGCCAAACAGATTGAGACACATCTTCA ACTACTGCAGCAAGCATCTGCAGATGTTGCTAAAAGTGGTTCCACAGGAAATTCGGACGCATTGA
- the LOC113163276 gene encoding cystine/glutamate transporter-like isoform X2 has translation MRKEKTEDEVVHLRREIGLLPAVSFIVGIVVGSGIFIAPKGVLMNSGSVGLSLLVWALCGVLSMFGALCFAELGTTFTKSGGQYTYLLETLGPLPAFLSLWMTFIFTRPASVSYVSLAFGRYVVEPFFAPCAAPTVLIKLVSILAVTFVVALNCWSVTTASRTQVTLTFTKMFALVLIIVPGFMALVKGRTENLQKGFEIESLTLATLPIAFYNGLYAYGGWTNLNCITEEVINPNRNIPLAIILSMVTVTIFYVLVNVAYYTMMTPSELLMSDAVAVTFASRALPGLALVIPILVALSCFGTLNGGCFTSPRMLFVGAREGQWPTIFSMIHIRRRTPLPAVLFEYPLVMLMLINGEIYQLITFSSFAGWFFVALTTLGMLVHRYRFPLHPRPFKTTAACICNSFLRWLNRKLRHTEDILLKTFH, from the exons atgaggaaagagaagacagaagatGAGGTGGTGCACCTCCGGAGAGAGATCGGCTTGCTGCCGGCTGTGTCCTTCATCGTCGGTATAGTGGTGGGCAGTGGGATCTTCATCGCGCCCAAAGGAGTCCTGATGAACAGTGGCAGTGTGGGGCTCTCTCTGCTGGTGTGGGCGCTGTGTGGAGTCCTCTCAATGTTCG GAGCTTTGTGTTTTGCTGAACTGGGCACCACTTTCACAAAATCAGGGGGACAGTACACTTATTTATTGGAGACACTGGGACCTCTGCCTGCCTTCTTAAGTCTCTGGATGACGTTCATATTCACCAG GCCGGCTTCAGTTTCTTATGTGTCTCTGGCGTTCGGCCGCTATGTGGTGGAGCCGTTTTTTGCACCTTGTGCTGCTCCCACGGTGCTCATCAAACTTGTCAGCATCCTCGCAGTGA cgtTTGTTGTGGCATTGAACTGCTGGAGTGTGACCACGGCCTCTCGCACTCAGGTGACGTTAACGTTTACTAAGATGTTTGCCCTGGTCCTCATCATCGTCCCTGGTTTCATGGCATTGGTCAAAG gAAGAACTGAAAATTTACAGAAAGGTTTTGAAATTGAGTCTTTGACACTGGCTACGTTACCGATTGCCTTCTATAATGGTCTATATGCCTACGGTGGATG GACCAATCTGAATTGTATCACAGAAGAGGTCATTAACCCAAATAG AAACATCCCTCTGGCAATAATCCTGTCCATGGTGACAGTGACAATCTTCTATGTGCTTGTTAATGTGGCCTACTACACCATGATGACTCCAAGTGAGCTGCTGATGTCTGATGCTGTGGCTGTG acatttGCCAGTCGTGCTCTCCCAGGATTGGCCTTAGTGATTCCCATTCTTGTGGCTCTGTCCTGCTTTGGAACACTGAATGGTGGCTGCTTTACATCACCCAG GATGCTGTTTGTGGGAGCCAGGGAGGGACAGTGGCCAACGATCTTTTCCATGATTCACATCCGCAGACGAACTCCTTtacctgctgtgctgtttgaG TATCCTTTGGTGATGTTGATGTTAATCAATGGAGAAATCTACCAACTCAtcactttttcctcctttgctgGATGGTTCTTCGTCGCCTTGACAACCTTGGGGATGCTCGTCCATCGGTATCGCTTCCCCCTTCACCCAAGACCTTTTAAG ACTACTGCAGCATGCATCTGCAACTCTTTCTTGAGGTGGCTCAACAGGAAATTAAGACATACTGAAGACATCCTGCTGAAAACTTTCCACTGA
- the LOC113163276 gene encoding cystine/glutamate transporter-like isoform X1 — MRKEKTEDEVVHLRREIGLLPAVSFIVGIVVGSGIFIAPKGVLMNSGSVGLSLLVWALCGVLSMFGALCFAELGTTFTKSGGQYTYLLETLGPLPAFLSLWMTFIFTRPASVSYVSLAFGRYVVEPFFAPCAAPTVLIKLVSILAVTFVVALNCWSVTTASRTQVTLTFTKMFALVLIIVPGFMALVKGRTENLQKGFEIESLTLATLPIAFYNGLYAYGGWTNLNCITEEVINPNRNIPLAIILSMVTVTIFYVLVNVAYYTMMTPSELLMSDAVAVTFASRALPGLALVIPILVALSCFGTLNGGCFTSPRMLFVGAREGQWPTIFSMIHIRRRTPLPAVLFEYPLVMLMLINGEIYQLITFSSFAGWFFVALTTLGMLVHRYRFPLHPRPFKVPVVIAVIFTVVCFFIVGLSLYSDPWNTGRSCALTLTGVPVYYLTVYRFRLPNRLKHIFNYCSMHLQLFLEVAQQEIKTY; from the exons atgaggaaagagaagacagaagatGAGGTGGTGCACCTCCGGAGAGAGATCGGCTTGCTGCCGGCTGTGTCCTTCATCGTCGGTATAGTGGTGGGCAGTGGGATCTTCATCGCGCCCAAAGGAGTCCTGATGAACAGTGGCAGTGTGGGGCTCTCTCTGCTGGTGTGGGCGCTGTGTGGAGTCCTCTCAATGTTCG GAGCTTTGTGTTTTGCTGAACTGGGCACCACTTTCACAAAATCAGGGGGACAGTACACTTATTTATTGGAGACACTGGGACCTCTGCCTGCCTTCTTAAGTCTCTGGATGACGTTCATATTCACCAG GCCGGCTTCAGTTTCTTATGTGTCTCTGGCGTTCGGCCGCTATGTGGTGGAGCCGTTTTTTGCACCTTGTGCTGCTCCCACGGTGCTCATCAAACTTGTCAGCATCCTCGCAGTGA cgtTTGTTGTGGCATTGAACTGCTGGAGTGTGACCACGGCCTCTCGCACTCAGGTGACGTTAACGTTTACTAAGATGTTTGCCCTGGTCCTCATCATCGTCCCTGGTTTCATGGCATTGGTCAAAG gAAGAACTGAAAATTTACAGAAAGGTTTTGAAATTGAGTCTTTGACACTGGCTACGTTACCGATTGCCTTCTATAATGGTCTATATGCCTACGGTGGATG GACCAATCTGAATTGTATCACAGAAGAGGTCATTAACCCAAATAG AAACATCCCTCTGGCAATAATCCTGTCCATGGTGACAGTGACAATCTTCTATGTGCTTGTTAATGTGGCCTACTACACCATGATGACTCCAAGTGAGCTGCTGATGTCTGATGCTGTGGCTGTG acatttGCCAGTCGTGCTCTCCCAGGATTGGCCTTAGTGATTCCCATTCTTGTGGCTCTGTCCTGCTTTGGAACACTGAATGGTGGCTGCTTTACATCACCCAG GATGCTGTTTGTGGGAGCCAGGGAGGGACAGTGGCCAACGATCTTTTCCATGATTCACATCCGCAGACGAACTCCTTtacctgctgtgctgtttgaG TATCCTTTGGTGATGTTGATGTTAATCAATGGAGAAATCTACCAACTCAtcactttttcctcctttgctgGATGGTTCTTCGTCGCCTTGACAACCTTGGGGATGCTCGTCCATCGGTATCGCTTCCCCCTTCACCCAAGACCTTTTAAG GTGCCCGTGGTCATagcagtcatctttacagtgGTTTGCTTCTTCATCGTGGGCCTGTCTCTGTATTCAGACCCGTGGAACACAGGGCGTAGTTGTGCTCTCACACTGACTGGAGTCCCAGTTTATTATTTGACCGTTTATCGTTTCCGTCTGCCAAACAGATTGAAACACATCTTCA ACTACTGCAGCATGCATCTGCAACTCTTTCTTGAGGTGGCTCAACAGGAAATTAAGACATACTGA